The Deferribacterota bacterium nucleotide sequence CTAGTTGGGATGAGGATAGCATATCAATGGCAGTTGAAGCTGGCCTTGACTGTCTTGGGGAGATTGATCCAAAAGAGATTGACGGATTATACTTTGCAACAGTTTCTTCCCCTCTTAAAGAAAAACAAGCATCCTCTATTATAGCTTCAGCACTAGATTTAAGGGAGAATGTATTTACTGGAGATATTACTACTTCAACAAAAGCTGGTGTTACAGCTGTAAAGATTGCAATAGATGCTGTTAATTCAGGAAATGCTAGCAAAGTTTTAGTTATTGCTTCAGAATCTAGACTGGCGGAACCTAAGTCTTTTTTTGAACAGATATATGGTGATGGTGCAACAGCACTATTGATAGGCAAAGATAATATTGTGGCTGAAATTGAAGGGTTTAATTCTATAAATAATGCTATACCAGGGGTTTGGCGTAGAGAAACAGATGTTTATCCAAAAGTATATGAACCAAAACTTGATAACCTTTATGGTTTTTTGAAAGATGTACCAGAGACTGTAAGTGGTCTTTTAAAGAAATGTAATATAGAGGCAAAAGATATCTCTAAAATTGCGCTCTATGCACCAGACCCAAGAGCTTATATGCGTTTTGGTAAAGCTTTGAATATAGATTTAATGACACAACTAGAAAATCCTCTATTTGAAAAGATTGGTATGACAGGTACACCTCACTGCCTTCTTCTTCTTGCTTTAGCTCTTGAAAAAGCTAAGCCAGATCAAAGGATTGTATGTATTGGTTATGGAGACGGGTGCGATGCTTTTTTGGTTAAAACAACTGATAAAATACTGAGCATAAAAGGAAAGAGCAAGATAAATGCTTATATATCTTCAAAAAGAATGCTGCCGACATATGGTAGATTTGCTGATTTCAAGGATCTATGGAAAATAGAAAGATCAGAAAATGCAAGGGCTTCAGTAGTAAAATATTGGAGAGACAGAAAAGGGGCATTACCCCTTTATGGGATGAGGTGTAAAAAATGTAATACATTGCAATATCCTATAAAGCGCTGTTGTATAATATGCAGTGAGAAGGATAATTTTGAAGAAGTAAAACTTTCAAGGAATGGAAAGGTTTTTTCTTATACCCATGACTATCTGTTGGGTTATGGGATTATTGCTAGCAATGGTTTAAATCCAGCAACACGTGTAATTGTTGATTTAGATGACGGTTGTAGATTGTTTATGGAAATGAGTGATCATGAGCTTGACGAAGTGGATGTTGGCATGGATATTAATTTAACTTTTAGATTATTTCATCAAAAGTCTGGTTTTCCATTTTATTATTGGAGAGTAAGGCCAGCAAGATAATGTAGCAAGGAGGAGATATGTCAGATAAAACAATTAGAGATAAAGTTGCAATAATAGGCACAGGTGTTACTAAGTTTGGTGAGATATGGGAGAGAGATGCAGCTAGCTTATTAGTTGATGCTGTTTATGAGGCCTGTAATGAAGCACATGTTAATTTGCATAAAGATGTTGAAGCTGCATGGATTGGAACGCTTTATGAATTTTCTGGAATGTCAGGTTTTGGTTTTGCTGATCCACTTAGTTTTTATGGAAAACCTGTAACTAGATGTGAAAATCAATGTTGTACAGGGATGGATGCTATAAAAAATGCCTCCTATGCAATTGCCTCTGGATTGTATGATATAGTTATTGCTTGTGGAGTGGAAAAAATATTGGATGAAGCAAGTACAGGATTGCCTAATATAGACATGCTTTGCCCTCATCCTGTGTTAGTAGCTCAATCAGCCCCAGCAATATTTGCGCCTTCTGCAATACGCGCATTTAAAGAGTGGGGCTGGAGCGAGGAAGATCTCGCGAGGGTTGCTATAAAAAATCATCATAATGGTGTAGTTCATCCAAAAGCTCATTTTAGAAGAGAGATAAATATTGATATAGCGCTAAATTCGCCAATGATTTCCTATCCCCTTAGACTGTTTGATTGTTGTGCAATGTCTGATGGTGCAGCAGCAGTTGTTTTAACAAGACCTGAGATAGCAAGGGATCTTGTTGGTGAAGGAAATTACGTTACTATTAAGGCAATAGGTCACGCAGTAGAAACGGGTATTCCATTTTATAGGCCCGATTGGACAGGACTTTCATATCCAGCAAATGTAAAGGCTGCTGAAATGGCTTATAGAGAAGCTGGTATTCAAAACCCACGCAAAGAGCTTGACTTTGGTATTGTACACGATTGTTTTACTATTACAGAATTGATAAACTATCAGG carries:
- a CDS encoding acetyl-CoA acetyltransferase — protein: MSDKTIRDKVAIIGTGVTKFGEIWERDAASLLVDAVYEACNEAHVNLHKDVEAAWIGTLYEFSGMSGFGFADPLSFYGKPVTRCENQCCTGMDAIKNASYAIASGLYDIVIACGVEKILDEASTGLPNIDMLCPHPVLVAQSAPAIFAPSAIRAFKEWGWSEEDLARVAIKNHHNGVVHPKAHFRREINIDIALNSPMISYPLRLFDCCAMSDGAAAVVLTRPEIARDLVGEGNYVTIKAIGHAVETGIPFYRPDWTGLSYPANVKAAEMAYREAGIQNPRKELDFGIVHDCFTITELINYQDMKLCEQGEGAELIREGITAIDGEFPINPDGGLKCFGHPIGATGCRMTVELTRQILNRAEGHQLKDVKAGFAHNLGGPLSIAMVTIIGTPDWEPGG